Part of the Spiribacter salinus M19-40 genome, GGCGCTCCGGACGCTGGAGCTCCTCATGCATGTGCTCGATCGCGGCCTCTGATGCGCTCGGCGCTTCGCTTGCCGCCGCCGCATTGGCCTCTGCGTCGGCCTTGGCCACTTCGTAATCGACGATTTTGGTATCTATTTTCACAGCCATGTCAGATGTCCTCAGAACTTACCGTAGTACCCTTCCTTGAGGGCATCGTAGAGGTTGGCGGCGGTATGAACTTCGCCGTCGTACTCGACCTCTTCACCGCCCTTCGCTTCAACGACTCGGCCGTCATCCAGCTTGAAGCGATAGGTCGTGTTCTCGAGATCGGACTCCTTCACGAGCACGCCCTGGAATGCCTCCGGGTTGAAGCGGAACGTCGTGCATCCCTTCAGGCCGTTTTGGTAGGCGTAACGGTAGATGTCCTTGAAGTCGTCGTAGTCGTAGTTCGTCGGCACGTTCGCCGTCTTGGAGATGCTCGAGTCCACCCATTTCTGCGCAGCGGACTGAATGTCCACGTGCTGCTTGGGTGTCACATCGTCTGCCGCAATGAAGTAATCGGGCAGATTGCGGGTCTCCGGGTCCGTGCTGGGCAGGGCCCCTTCGTCGATGAGCGTACGGTAGGCCAGCAGCTCGAAGCTGAACACATCCACCTTTTCCTTCGACTTCTTGCCCTCCCGAATGACGTTGCGGAAGTAATGGTGAGCAAAACTCGGCTCGATACCATTCGACGCGTTGTTCGCCAGAGACAGGCTGATCGTGCCAGTGGGCGCAATCGAGGTGTGATGGGTGAAGCGCGCGCCCTTTTCCACCAGGTCGCTCACGAGCTCTGGTTCGACCTCGGCAACACGCTGCATGTAGCGGCTGTACCGACCCCAAAGCACACGGCCCTTGATCTCGTCGCCAACGCTGTAACCATCGTCAGCCAACTCGGGGCGCCAGGCCATCATCCGCTCGGTCACCGTGAAAGTCTCATCCATGATCGGGGCCGGGCCTTTTTCGTCAGCCAGACGCAACGCTTCGCGCCAACCCTCAAGCGCCATCTCGCGCGACACGTCTTCGGTGAAGGCGAGCGACTCCGGATCACCGTATTTCATGCGCAGCATCGTGACGGTCGATCCCAGCCCGAGAAAGCCCATGCCGTGACGGCGCTTGCGCTCGATTTCGGCACGCTGCTGATCCAGCGGCAGACCGTTGATCTCCACCACGTTGTCGAGCATGCGGGTAAACAGCGCAACGACCTGACGGTACTCATCCCAGTCGAAATGCGCACGCTCCGTAAACGGCTCACGCACGAACTTGGTCAGGTTGACCGAGCCGAGCAGGCAGGCGCCGTGGGGCGGCAGGGGCTGCTCGCCACACGGGTTGGTCGCCCGGATGTCCTCGCAGAACCAGTTGTTGTTCATCTCATTGACGCGGTCAATGAGCACAAACCCGGGCTCGGCATAGTCGTAGGTGGAGGTCATGATCATGTCCCAGATCCGCTGTGCCTTCACCCAGCGATAGATCCGGCAGGCCACCAACCCGTCCTCTCGTGTCACATAGCCGCTCTTGTGATTCGGCCATTCGCGCCAAAGCACCTGCTCGGTATCGTTCAGATCGATGTTCTCGCTCTCGGCTTCATCTGCCTTGAGGGGGAAGGCCAACGGCCACTCATCGCCGTTCTCGACGGCCTGCATGAAGCCATCCGTGATCAGCAGGGACAGGTTGAACTGCCGGAGCCGGCCGTCCTCTCGCTTCGCCCGGATAAAGTCCATGACATCCGGATGGCCGACATCGAACGTCGCCATCTGGGCACCGCGGCGCCCGCCCGCAGAAGACACCGTAAAGCACATCTTGTCGTAGATATCCATAAACGACAGTGGCCCGGAGGTGTAGGCGCCGGCACCCGTCACGTACGCACCTTTCGGGCGCAGCGTGGAGAATTCGTAACCAATACCGCAGCCGGCCTTCAGCGTCAGGCCCGCCTCGTGGACCTTGTCGAGGATATCGTCCATCGAGTCGCCAACCGTCGCCGAGACGGTGCAGTTGATCGTTGAGGTGGCGGGCTTGTGCGCCAAGGCGCCTGCGTTAGATGTGATTCGCCCAGCCGGGATCGCGCCGCGCCGCAGGGCCCAAAGAAACTGCTCATACCAATGATCACGGTCGGCTTTGGCCTCGACGTCGGCCAGTGCACGCGCTACGCGCTGGTACGTCTGATCAACCGACTCGTCGACAATCTCACCGTCTTTGGACTTGAGGCGGTACTTTTTGTCCCAGATATCTTCGGATGCGGGCTGGATCGGGATTTCGGCAACGGCCTTCGGCAGCGCACGCAATTTCGTGGCAGTCGTCATGGGCTTCTCCTTGCGCCATTCAGCGCATCACCCGGATCGCGGGCAACGCGCGGTGTAATCATTTATCCACAACATATCCCCGGGCAATTCACCCCCGGGCACTACATATTGTGCGAACGGCCCTAGATTACGCCAAGATAAGCCCAAGTCAACCGTCAACGTCGAACAATAATGAGCACGCCGGCGGCGATGCCCAGCAGTGCCAGAATCACGTCGTCATGACGAAAATCGAGTTCCAGCAGGTCCTGTGCGCCGTGCACAAGCAGCCAGACGCCGAGCAGCAACAGCCCCAGATCCTTCATGTTGTTTTCTCTCCGATTGGCAAGGTTATTCGACCGGATCAGCACTCGATGTCGTGATCCGTCACAGGGATGAAGCGAGCCCCGTCGCACTCAGGCTGCAGGACCAGGATGTCCGCCTTGCGGAAGACACCAGGCCCCAGCCCTTGGCTCTGATGGGCCATGGCCTCGACGGTGGGTGTCTCCAGGGCTTCGGCGGGGAGATCGAGCAAAAAGCCCACGATGCGATCGTCATCGAGTGCCAGCGCCCAGTGCGCCTCCGCATGGGCTCTCTGAAGCTCTCGATTAAGCGCAGGATCCGTGTCTGAGCCGGTGTCTCCAGCGGCGAGGCTGGCAAGCAGACGCTCCCCTAGCGCGGCCGAGGCCTCTGCGGAAGAATCGCCCGGCACCTGCGCCCCCCCGGCTTCGACGAAGGCACGCGCGAATACCCGAGGGTCAGCCGTGCCGGCCCGACGCACCGCCTGTCGGCCACTGGCGATGGCCTCCCGGATACGGGCCACCTGGCGGGCACGAAAGACCGCCATTATTCGTAGTCTTCATAGTCGCCGAGGTGGGCGTTCGCGCTGTACTGGCGCTGGACCCGAAGCTTGGCCGCAATAAAGTCGCCGTGCTCAACATGCAGCAGCTCGGCGATCTTGCGAACCAGTTGCTCCTCGTAACGATCCATTTCCGAGTCCGCCAAACAGACCCGCCACAACAGCTCGACGACCTGGCACTTGAGCGCGTAGTCATACTGCTCGTTGATCAAATTCGTGAATTCGAAATGATCCGTGGCCTCATGGGCCTCCTGATCCGCCAGCTCGATGACCTCCGCGGTCTCTTCAGGGGTCAGTTCAAAGACCTCCATGATGCCATCGTGGATCGCCTGGAATTCCATGCTGTGACGCTGGTTGTCCGCTTGCGCCATTTCGATGAGCAGCGCGGAAGTCGCGAGCTCCAGACGATGCTGGGCTGGCGCCCCCTCTGTCTCGGCGGTGGGACTCATGTGACTTTCGTAGAAACGCTTGATGGCCTCGATCATCTTCCGGGCTCATCCCTTATTGCCTGGATGTCTGTCTCTGTATCAGAGGTCCTCGCCGGTGTCGACTGCCGCAACACGCGGCGCCCCATCGATGCGCAGTTCCTGACCCACCTGTAGCCGATCCGGATTATCAAGCGCATTCAGGGCTTTCAGGTCATCGGTGGCCATGCCATGACGCTGAGCAATGGCACCGAGCGTGTCGCCCGGTCGAACCTCGTAATGGCGCCCACCAACCGGCGTGGGCATCGCGCCAGCACTGGGCAGCCGCAGCTGCTGTCCGGCCCGAATCTGGTTGGCATTCGCGATGCCGTTACTCGCCATCAACGTCTCGACGCCCACCCCATAGCGGTTGGCAATCTCGGACAAGGTCTCTCCCCGCGCGATGGCATGCTGGCGGTCAGGCCGCTGGCCCTGATAAAGCCCCGACCCCGGCAATGCCGCCACGGCACCCGCCCAGTCTTCGTCCCCGGCCGGCAACGCAAGCGGAAAGCCTTTGGGAATGAACTTGCGCTCATCCCAAACCGCGGGGCCCAGTGACGGATTGAGGGCTTCGAGTGCCTCCAGATCGACGTCCAGGCCCGCCAGTAGCGTTTTCATGGGCGTAAAATGCGGCAACTCAACACGGATCGGGCGCACCGGCGCCTCCCGCTCAATATCGCCAAAATAGCGCTCGGCATCCGCATCCACGTCAGCCGCCGCCAGCAACGACGGATAAAAGTTGCGCGAGGCGAACCCGAACCGCGACCCCGTGTATTCGCTACGGATCCGCACATAGTCGCGATCCCCTACGGCCTTAATGGCTCGCAGCATGCCGTTGCGGCCGTGGTTATACGCCGTTACCGCGATCGGCCAGTTCTGCAGTCGCTCGTAGTTCTGCGTCAGCAACGCGGCCGCCGCCTCTGTGCTCCGCCAGGGATCGAGACGCTCGTCGACCACCCGATTAACCGTCATGTACTCCCGCCCGGTGCCCACCGTGAACTGCCAGAGACCCGCCGCACCGGCATGGGAACGGGCGACGGGATTAAAGGAGGACTCCACATGGGGCAAGGCGACCAACTCAGGCGGCAGCCCGGCATCGGCCAGGATGCCCTCAATGTGCGCGCGCCAGCGGCCCGAGCGCTCGAGGCCCTGCCGAAAACGCTCTCGCAATCCGCCCTGAAAACGCAGCCGCTCTGCGGTTGCGCGCGCCGTGTCGCCATCCGCATGCTCGGGAAGCCTTGCGAGCAAGCGGGCCTGGAGCGCGGACTCCGCCCGCATGGATTGCTCAGCGAGCGAGGTGAACGCTTGCCGATAGTGGTCCAGCGCGGCACGCACCTGTTGCCGCCGGATGCGCCATTCACCGGGCTCGGCAATAGGTACCTCGCCATAGACGGTCATTGGATCACTGGAGTCGTGGATCAGACCGCGATCGACCGGGATCTCGGTATAGATGCGGGTCCAGAAATCGATGGCGGGCTCGAGCTCAGCCGGACGCGGGAGCGCATCGCGGGCCAGCGCAGGGCCAATCGACCCCGCCAGCATCAACCAAGCCAGAGCGAAGGCAAGCAACAGATGTCGATGGAGGGTTATCATGCCACCTCCTGGCACGGCGGAAGCCCTTATGGATCTGGATACTAGCCCCGGAGGCCGCCACTGACAATGCAACCTGTGCAATGGCTGGGCCTTGTCGCGGTGCTGCTCATCTCAACTGGCAGTGCCTTACATGCGCTTTTGAACAAGCGCGAACCGGCCGCGGCCTTCGCCTGGATCGCCTTTTGCCTGCTCTTTCCCGTCGTCGGCCCGATCTTCTACTACCTGTTCGGGATCAACCGCGTCCGCATGCGGGCCCTGCAACTGCGTGGCGAGCTCGCCGGCGGCACACCGACAACCCAGCAAACCTTGCCTGATCAAATTCCCGTTGCCTTCCGGACACAGGCCCAGATATCCAGCGCTGTCGCCGGTCTGCCGGTCACCCATGGCAATGCCATTGAGAGCCTCGTCGGTGGTGAGGCCGCCTATCCAGCCATGCTCGAAGCCATTCACCAGGCCCAGCGCCACATTTTCCTGTCGACCTATATCTTCGAGAGCAACCGCAGCGGCCAGCAGTTCGTCGATGCGCTCGCAATGGCCCAGGATCGCGGGGTGGACGTCCGTGTGCTCCTTGATGGCGCGGGCGAGTGGTACAGCTGGCCCCGCGTCCGTCGAGCACTTCGGCGCCGCGGTCTTGAGGTCGCCCGATTCCTGCCACCCCGCCTCATTCCGCCGAGCCCGCTGATCAATATGCGCAATCACCGCAAGTTATTGCTGGTCGATAGCACCATCGCCTTTACAGGCGGCATGAACATCGGTGATCGCCACCTGATCGACCGGCCCGGCTCGCGCGCCGGGATTCGGGATATCCACTTCCGCATTACTGGCCCGCTCGTGCCCCAGCTGGATGATGTCTTCCTGGATGACTGGGCGTTCGTCACCGGCGAGCGGGAGACGCCCGCGACCACCCCAGACGCCCCCGACCCAGGGGATGCGCTGTGCCGAACCCTGCTGGATGGGCCGAACGAGGACCTTCATCGACTGACCATGGTGCTCGTGGGCGCCGTGGCCGCTGCCCGAGAACACGTGGTTATCATGACGCCCTATTTCCTGCCGCCGCGCGAGCTGGTTGCCGCTTTGCAAGCGGCTGCCGTGCGCGGCACACGCGTCGATATCATCCTGCCCGGCCGCAACAACCTGCCCTTCATGCATTGGGCGACCCGCAACATGCTCTGGGAGCTGGTGAAATGGGGGGTGCGGGTCTACTACCAGCCGGGGATCTTCGACCATACAAAGCTTTTCGTGGTCGACGGGCAATATACCCAGGTGGGCTCGGCTAACCTTGACCCAAGGAGTCTTCGATTGAATTTCGAAGTGACCGTCGAGGTTTATGACACCCGATTCGGCGCCGAGATGGCGGCGCACGTCGAGGCGCGTCGGCGGGCCGCCAAACGCGTCACGCTGGAAGAGCTGGACGCACGCCCATTACTCCCACGAATTCGCGACGCGATCGCCTGGCTGTTTACGCCCTACCTGTAAGCGGCAACAAGGCAAACCAGCCGATAAGCAGGGCGCTAACGGCCCCAATGGTCAACACGGTCCGCAGTCGTCGGAACCATCGCGGCAAGACGTCGCCGGGCTGGCGATGCTCCCATATCCGCCAGGCGATAAACCCCGCCGCCAGAATGGGCAACCCGATAAGCCGCGGCAGCAATAGGGCAACCCACCCCACCAGCGCCGGGGTAACGGACGCATAGAAGGCCTCGGGGGCAGCCGCTGGGCGGTGCATGGCAAGCCCCCAGTGAATCGCGCCGACGAATGAGAGGATGACGGCGCCATAGGCGGCCAACCAACCTGCAAGCCAAGCCGGCCCGAACCAGACACCCAGTGCACCGGCCAGAAACGGCAATAGCCCGAGGTAGCCCATCCAGCCCGCTGCCGATGGATACGGTCCAGTCAGCGGCAATTGGGCCTCAGCCTGACGCAACCCCCCCACGAAACGGCCGTTCACGAAGATCTGCGGCAACGTCGAGCGCCCGGTCATGGCCTTGAGTCGAGCAAACTGCTCCCGGCTCTCGCTAGACCCCATCCCCATTTCAATGGCCTGCCAGTGCCGCCCGGATTGCTCCAGGCGCTCATCAAGTCCGCCCAGGTCAGTGACGGGTGAATGGAATACCACCACATCCGCGCTCCCGGCGAGTTTGCGCAGTTCACTGTCATCCGTCATCGCGCTTTCCCGTTGGTGAATTCACACCGCATGATAGGGTCAGATGGATGACGACCCAAAGCCCTGTCATTGCACAGAAGGAGACCTGAATGATCGCGGCCCGAATTCACGCGCTGGCTGTCAGCGCACTGGCCATGCTGGCCCTTGCTGCCTGTGCCGGTGTTACACCAGACGATTACGCCGACGAAGAACCGGAATTCCGGATTGAGGAGTATTTCGACGGCAAGGTCATGGCCTGGGGCATGTTCCAGTCTCGCACCGGCGAGGTGCAGCGCCGTTTCACTGTTGAAATTGATGGCACCGTCGAAGGCGATCAGATCACCCTGGACGAGCGTTTTGTCTACGACGATGGTGAGACAGACCGGCGTGTGTGGGAAATCGAGCGCATCGATGACACCACGTATACCGGCGAGGCAGGCGACATTGTCGGTACCGCCGAGGGCGAGCGCCAGGGCAATGCGCTCAACTGGACCTACACCCTGGCGCT contains:
- a CDS encoding adenosylcobalamin-dependent ribonucleoside-diphosphate reductase produces the protein MTTATKLRALPKAVAEIPIQPASEDIWDKKYRLKSKDGEIVDESVDQTYQRVARALADVEAKADRDHWYEQFLWALRRGAIPAGRITSNAGALAHKPATSTINCTVSATVGDSMDDILDKVHEAGLTLKAGCGIGYEFSTLRPKGAYVTGAGAYTSGPLSFMDIYDKMCFTVSSAGGRRGAQMATFDVGHPDVMDFIRAKREDGRLRQFNLSLLITDGFMQAVENGDEWPLAFPLKADEAESENIDLNDTEQVLWREWPNHKSGYVTREDGLVACRIYRWVKAQRIWDMIMTSTYDYAEPGFVLIDRVNEMNNNWFCEDIRATNPCGEQPLPPHGACLLGSVNLTKFVREPFTERAHFDWDEYRQVVALFTRMLDNVVEINGLPLDQQRAEIERKRRHGMGFLGLGSTVTMLRMKYGDPESLAFTEDVSREMALEGWREALRLADEKGPAPIMDETFTVTERMMAWRPELADDGYSVGDEIKGRVLWGRYSRYMQRVAEVEPELVSDLVEKGARFTHHTSIAPTGTISLSLANNASNGIEPSFAHHYFRNVIREGKKSKEKVDVFSFELLAYRTLIDEGALPSTDPETRNLPDYFIAADDVTPKQHVDIQSAAQKWVDSSISKTANVPTNYDYDDFKDIYRYAYQNGLKGCTTFRFNPEAFQGVLVKESDLENTTYRFKLDDGRVVEAKGGEEVEYDGEVHTAANLYDALKEGYYGKF
- a CDS encoding phospholipase D-like domain-containing protein, with protein sequence MQPVQWLGLVAVLLISTGSALHALLNKREPAAAFAWIAFCLLFPVVGPIFYYLFGINRVRMRALQLRGELAGGTPTTQQTLPDQIPVAFRTQAQISSAVAGLPVTHGNAIESLVGGEAAYPAMLEAIHQAQRHIFLSTYIFESNRSGQQFVDALAMAQDRGVDVRVLLDGAGEWYSWPRVRRALRRRGLEVARFLPPRLIPPSPLINMRNHRKLLLVDSTIAFTGGMNIGDRHLIDRPGSRAGIRDIHFRITGPLVPQLDDVFLDDWAFVTGERETPATTPDAPDPGDALCRTLLDGPNEDLHRLTMVLVGAVAAAREHVVIMTPYFLPPRELVAALQAAAVRGTRVDIILPGRNNLPFMHWATRNMLWELVKWGVRVYYQPGIFDHTKLFVVDGQYTQVGSANLDPRSLRLNFEVTVEVYDTRFGAEMAAHVEARRRAAKRVTLEELDARPLLPRIRDAIAWLFTPYL
- a CDS encoding TerB family tellurite resistance protein produces the protein MIEAIKRFYESHMSPTAETEGAPAQHRLELATSALLIEMAQADNQRHSMEFQAIHDGIMEVFELTPEETAEVIELADQEAHEATDHFEFTNLINEQYDYALKCQVVELLWRVCLADSEMDRYEEQLVRKIAELLHVEHGDFIAAKLRVQRQYSANAHLGDYEDYE
- a CDS encoding LysM peptidoglycan-binding domain-containing protein, encoding MITLHRHLLLAFALAWLMLAGSIGPALARDALPRPAELEPAIDFWTRIYTEIPVDRGLIHDSSDPMTVYGEVPIAEPGEWRIRRQQVRAALDHYRQAFTSLAEQSMRAESALQARLLARLPEHADGDTARATAERLRFQGGLRERFRQGLERSGRWRAHIEGILADAGLPPELVALPHVESSFNPVARSHAGAAGLWQFTVGTGREYMTVNRVVDERLDPWRSTEAAAALLTQNYERLQNWPIAVTAYNHGRNGMLRAIKAVGDRDYVRIRSEYTGSRFGFASRNFYPSLLAAADVDADAERYFGDIEREAPVRPIRVELPHFTPMKTLLAGLDVDLEALEALNPSLGPAVWDERKFIPKGFPLALPAGDEDWAGAVAALPGSGLYQGQRPDRQHAIARGETLSEIANRYGVGVETLMASNGIANANQIRAGQQLRLPSAGAMPTPVGGRHYEVRPGDTLGAIAQRHGMATDDLKALNALDNPDRLQVGQELRIDGAPRVAAVDTGEDL
- a CDS encoding DUF3429 family protein, with the protein product MTDDSELRKLAGSADVVVFHSPVTDLGGLDERLEQSGRHWQAIEMGMGSSESREQFARLKAMTGRSTLPQIFVNGRFVGGLRQAEAQLPLTGPYPSAAGWMGYLGLLPFLAGALGVWFGPAWLAGWLAAYGAVILSFVGAIHWGLAMHRPAAAPEAFYASVTPALVGWVALLLPRLIGLPILAAGFIAWRIWEHRQPGDVLPRWFRRLRTVLTIGAVSALLIGWFALLPLTGRA
- a CDS encoding DUF3833 domain-containing protein, giving the protein MIAARIHALAVSALAMLALAACAGVTPDDYADEEPEFRIEEYFDGKVMAWGMFQSRTGEVQRRFTVEIDGTVEGDQITLDERFVYDDGETDRRVWEIERIDDTTYTGEAGDIVGTAEGERQGNALNWTYTLALDVGDRTWNLQFDDWMILVDEDTLLNTAEVTKFGFRVGTVTLFFRRADAQGLAP